In Diabrotica undecimpunctata isolate CICGRU chromosome 4, icDiaUnde3, whole genome shotgun sequence, a single genomic region encodes these proteins:
- the LOC140438915 gene encoding uncharacterized protein, protein MFRLPNRRLYTWTSPRHNADNIVRNQIDYILIRSRFKNSITSTKTYPGTDIESDHNPVVAVVNIRFKKLQKSAVKQKIDVKQLKNATILERTREQVNNNLRNIAAKNRNTDNVENKWMEIEKALMTAGEGSLAPSKIKKKEWMTNEILHLMEERRRNKTNKTKYKEVNREIKRKIREAKENWVWTTARK, encoded by the coding sequence ATGTTCAGATTACCAAACCGTAGATTGTACACGTGGACATCACCAAGGCATAATGCAGACAACATCGTCAGGAATCAAATCGATTATATACTAATCAGAAGCCGGTTTAAAAACTCCATCACGTCTACAAAAACCTATCCAGGTACTGATATAGAATCGGATCACAATCCGGTGGTGGCTGTAGTAAATATAAGATTTAAGAAACTACAGAAAAGTGCAGTTAAACAAAAGATAGACGTTAAGCAACTGAAAAACGCAACTATACTGGAAAGGACAAGAGAACAGGTAAACAACAATCTTAGAAACATCGCTGCAAAAAATAGGAACACAGACAATGTAGAGAATAAATGGATGGAGATAGAAAAGGCCCTTATGACAGCTGGTGAAGGCTCCTTAGCTCCaagcaaaattaagaaaaaggaatggatgacaaacgaaattTTGCATCTCATGGAGGAAAGGCGAAGAAATAAAACCAACAAGACAAAATACAAAGAAGTAAACCGTgaaattaagagaaaaattagagaagccaaagagaactgGGTCTGGACaactgcaaggaaatag